The DNA sequence AGGAACACGAGCGCGGCGACGATTCCAGTCCGCTTGTTGCCATCCAGAAATGGATGGTTCTTCACAATATGGAAGACATATGCTGCGGCCATCTCGAAAAGGTCGACGTGAGAATATGCCGTGCCGCTTCCTGCTTGCGGCATGGCAAGAGCCGACTGAAGGAGGCTCAGATCGCGAATTCCTCCGGCACCGCCGTATCGTTTTATCTGGTCGTCATGGATCAGAAG is a window from the bacterium genome containing:
- a CDS encoding type II toxin-antitoxin system death-on-curing family toxin, with translation MPPLFLDLEEALLIHDDQIKRYGGAGGIRDLSLLQSALAMPQAGSGTAYSHVDLFEMAAAYVFHIVKNHPFLDGNKRTGIVAALVFLEMNGVRVRATNEALFNAVLAVAAGTLQKSGIAEFFRKHSRA